Proteins from a genomic interval of Zingiber officinale cultivar Zhangliang chromosome 1B, Zo_v1.1, whole genome shotgun sequence:
- the LOC121979693 gene encoding fasciclin-like arabinogalactan protein 16: MDRPSVGGATVLLLLYVMSVVAVAVSAPTSSSSSPASPGSDSSAVTLAGVSNSTGQINSNSVLVALLDSRYTELAELVEKALLLPSLEAAVGRHNLTIFAPRNEALERDLDPEFKRFLLEPRNLRSLQTLLLYHVVPSRIASGVWPQAHHPTLAGDHLHLEDNKVGLAAVAHPDAVIRPDGVIHGIERLLVPRSVQEDFNRRRSLAAISAVLPTGSPEVDPRTHRLKKPAPPVPPGAPPVLPIYDALAPGPSLAPAPAPGPGSGKHWFDGESQVKDFIQTLLLYGGYNEFADILVNLTSLAVEMGRLVSEGYVLTVLAPSDDAMGRLTADQLSEPGAPEAIMYYHLIPEYQTEESMYNAVRRFGKVRYDTLRLPHKVVAREADGSVKFGSGEGSAYLFDPDIYTDGRISVQGIDAVLFPPDETPPATPLSPAARKAEVAQVKSKSKLKAKLRRGKLFEMGCNLLGVLGQRSNFATCQ; this comes from the exons ATGGATCGCCCCTCCGTTGGAGGTGCTACTGTGCTGCTGCTACTTTACGTCATGTCTGTCGTTGCCGTTGCTGTCTCTGCACCGACCTCCTCGTCTTCGTCGCCAGCATCGCCTGGATCTGACTCCTCTGCCGTCACATTGGCCGGCGTGTCGAATTCTACCGGGCAGATTAACTCCAATTCCGTCCTCGTTGCCCTTCTCGACTCACGCTACACTGAGCTGGCGGAGCTGGTGGAGAAGGCCCTCCTTCTCCCGTCCCTCGAAGCCGCCGTTGGCCGCCATAACCTCACTATCTTTGCCCCCAGAAACGAGGCACTCGAGCGCGATCTGGACCCTGAGTTCAAGCGCTTCCTCCTGGAGCCCCGGAATCTCCGCTCCTTGCAGACACTGCTTCTCTACCACGTTGTCCCCTCCCGTATTGCTTCCGGAGTCTGGCCTCAGGCCCACCACCCCACCCTTGCCGGGGATCACCTTCACTTGGAGGATAATAAGGTCGGCCTTGCGGCCGTGGCGCACCCGGACGCGGTGATTCGCCCCGATGGTGTGATCCATGGAATCGAGCGGTTGCTGGTGCCTAGATCCGTGCAGGAGGACTTCAATCGTCGGCGGAGCCTCGCTGCCATTTCTGCTGTGCTTCCTACCGGTTCGCCGGAGGTTGACCCGCGCACCCATCGCCTCAAAAAGCCGGCGCCGCCGGTCCCCCCTGGTGCCCCACCAGTGCTCCCTATCTACGACGCTCTAGCCCCTGGTCCTTCACTGGCGCCTGCCCCCGCGCCTGGCCCCGGATCCGGGAAGCATTGGTTCGATGGAGAGAGCCAGGTGAAGGACTTCATCCAGACACTCCTCCTTTACGGTGGCTACAACGAGTTCGCCGACATCCTGGTTAATCTTACGTCGCTCGCTGTCGAGATGGGCCGGTTAGTGTCGGAGGGCTACGTGCTGACTGTACTGGCGCCGAGCGACGACGCCATGGGGAGGTTGACGGCGGACCAGCTCAGCGAGCCTGGCGCACCGGAGGCCATTATGTACTACCACCTCATCCCGGAGTACCAGACGGAGGAGAGTATGTACAACGCTGTGCGAAGGTTCGGGAAAGTGCGCTACGACACTCTGCGGCTGCCACACAAGGTGGTGGCGCGCGAGGCTGACGGCTCCGTCAAATTCGGCTCTGGCGAGGGCTCAGCCTACTTATTTGACCCGGACATCTACACCGACGGCCGCATCTCCGTGCAGGGCATTGATGCAGTCCTCTTCCCACCAGACGAGACGCCACCAGCCACTCCCCTTTCCCCCGCCGCCCGCAAGGCCGAGGTCGCCCaggtcaaatccaagtccaagcTCAAAGCCAAACTCAGAAGAG GTAAATTATTCGAAATGGGATGCAATTTGCTTGGGGTGTTGGGTCAACGCTCTAACTTTGCCACCTGCCAATAG
- the LOC121979684 gene encoding calcium-dependent protein kinase 10-like, which produces MGNACIGPSLSKNGFFQSLSATLWRSRANQDALPASDSKPSGEGSSISPSPITERTEAPQPLKIHEDEPKPVKVREVEAKRAPSRSSTDRPKRPTHVKRVSSVAGLQAEFVLKRQTENLKDLYCLGRKLGQGQFGTTYLCVEKTTGKEFACKSILKRKLTTDEDVEDVRREIQIMHHLAGHPNVISIKEAYEDAVAVHVVMELCAGGELFDRIIQKGHYTERKAAELARVILGVVEACHSMGVMHRDLKPENFLFVNQMEDSPLKTIDFGLSIFFRPGEIFTDVVGSPYYVAPEVLKKRYGPEADIWSAGVIIYILLSGVPPFWAETEQGIFEEVLHGSLDFQSDPWPSISESAKDLVRRMLIRDPKRRLNVHDVLRHPWVQIDGVAPDKPLDSAVLSRLKQFSAMNKLKKIAIRVIAEQLSEDEIAGLKQMFKMIDTDNSGQISFEELKAGLERVGTNLKESEIYALMQAADVDNSGTIDYGEFVAATLHLNKIEREDHLFAAFSYFDKDGSGYITQDELQQACEEFGIKDVKLEDMIREVDQDNDGRIDYNEFVAMMHKGDAGFGKKGIQASFSIAFRAH; this is translated from the exons ATGGGGAATGCGTGTATTGGGCCGAGCCTATCGAAAAATGGATTCTTCCAATCATTATCCGCTACTCTATGGCGTAGCCGAGCAAATCAGGACGCTCTTCCAGCTTCTGATAGCAAACCCTCCGGCGAGGGTTCCTCGATCTCGCCCTCGCCAATTACAGAACGCACCGAAGCGCCCCAACCGCTTAAGATCCATGAAGATGAGCCGAAGCCTGTAAAGGTCCGGGAAGTGGAAGCCAAGCGGGCACCTAGCAGATCGTCAACGGACCGACCCAAGAGGCCCACCCATGTCAAGAGAGTTTCCAGTGTCGCAGGGCTTCAGGCAGAATTCGTATTGAAGCGCCAAACTGAAAATTTGAAGGATCTTTACTGCTTAGGTAGGAAGCTCGGACAGGGACAATTTGGTACTACATATCTCTGCGTAGAGAAGACAACTGGTAAGGAGTTTGCTTGCAAGTCCATTTTGAAGAGAAAGTTGACGACGGACGAGGATGTGGAGGATGTAAGGAGAGAAATCCAGATAATGCATCATTTGGCCGGCCATCCAAACGTCATTTCCATCAAGGAGGCTTATGAAGACGCAGTGGCTGTTCATGTTGTCATGGAGCTGTGTGCTGGGGGAGAGCTGTTTGACAGGATCATTCAGAAGGGGCATTACACAGAAAGAAAGGCAGCAGAGCTCGCAAGAGTCATCCTAGGTGTTGTAGAAGCTTGTCATTCAATGGGAGTCATGCATCGCGATTTGAAGCcggaaaattttctttttgtcaACCAAATGGAGGATTCACCTCTTAAGACCATTGATTTTGGATTATCCATTTTCTTCCGACCAG GAGAGATATTCACGGATGTGGTTGGTAGTCCTTATTATGTTGCTCCTGAAGTCCTAAAAAAGCGTTATGGTCCTGAGGCCGATATTTGGAGTGCTGGGGTTATCATTTATATTCTTCTTAGTGGTGTTCCACCATTTTGGGCTG AAACTGAGCAAGGTATATTTGAAGAGGTTTTACATGGCTCTCTTGATTTTCAGTCAGACCCATGGCCTAGCATCTCTGAAAGTGCCAAAGATCTTGTAAGACGAATGCTTATTAGGGACCCCAAGAGGCGATTGAATGTCCATGATGTTTTGC GTCATCCATGGGTTCAGATAGACGGAGTGGCTCCTGATAAGCCTCTGGACTCTGCTGTCTTATCTCGGCTGAAGCAATTCTCTGCAATGAACAAGCTGAAAAAGATAGCTATAAGA GTAATTGCTGAACAACTTTCAGAGGATGAAATTGCTGGCCTAAAGCAAATGTTTAAGATGATAGACACAGACAATAGTGGACAAATATCATTTGAAGAACTCAAGGCTGGTTTAGAAAGAGTTGGTACTAATCTAAAGGAATCGGAAATTTATGCACTTATGCAGGCT GCAGATGTTGATAATAGTGGGACTATTGACTATGGCGAGTTTGTTGCTGCTACTTTGCATCTAAATAAGATAGAGAGGGAGGATCACTTGTTTGCTGCCTTCTCATATTTTGACAAAGATGGGAGTGGCTATATAACTCAAGATGAATTGCAACAAGCATGTGAAGAGTTTGGTATCAAAGATGTGAAGCTAGAGGATATGATCAGAGAAGTTGATCAAGATAAT GATGGACGCATAGATTACAATGAATTTGTCGCAATGATGCATAAAGGAGATGCTGGATTTGGCAAGAAAGGGATACAGGCTAGTTTCAGTATTGCTTTCCGAGCACATTAA
- the LOC121979703 gene encoding dnaJ protein homolog: MFGRGPKKSDNTRYYEVLGVPKTASQEDLKKAYRKAAIKNHPDKGGDPEKFKELAQAYEVLSDPEKREIYDQYGEDALKEGMGGGGGGHNPFDIFESFFGGSPFGGGGSSRGRRQRRGDDVIHPLKVSLEDLYNGTSKKLSLSRNVICQKCSGKGSKSGASAKCSGCQGSGMKVTIRQLGPGMIQQMQHPCNECKGTGETINEKDRCPKCKGEKVVQEKKVLEVVVEKGMQNGQKITFPGEADEAPETVTGDIVFVLQQKEHPKFKRKGDDLFYEHTLSLTEALCGFQFILTHLDNRQLLIKSNPGEVVKPDQFKAINDEGMPMYQRPFMKGKLYIHFSVDFPDSLTPDQCKALEAVLPPKPGAQMTDMELDECEETTLHDVNIEEEMRRKQAQAQEAYEEDDDAPGGGAQRVQCAQQ; this comes from the exons ATGTTTGGGAGGGGGCCGAAGAAGAGCGATAATACCAGGTACTACGAGGTCCTTGGGGTTCCGAAGACAGCTTCGCAAGAGGATCTCAAGAAGGCTTATCGGAAGGCTGCTATCAAGAACCATCCTGATAAGGGAGGCGATCCCGAGAAG TTCAAGGAATTGGCTCAGGCTTATGAGGTTCTAAGTGACCCTGAGAAGCGTGAAATCTATGATCAGTATGGTGAAGATGCCCTGAAGGAGGGAatgggcggcggcggcggcggccacaATCCATTTGATATCTTCGAGTCATTTTTTGGAGGGAGTCCTTTTGGAG GAGGTGGTAGCAGCCGTGGACGAAGGCAAAGGAGGGGAGATGATGTTATCCATCCTCTTAAGGTGTCATTGGAAGATCTGTACAATGGAACTTCTAAGAAGCTGTCTCTTTCTCGGAATGTCATCTGTCAAAAATGCAGCGG GAAGGGTTCTAAGTCTGGTGCTTCGGCTAAGTGCTCTGGCTGTCAAGGTTCTGGCATGAAGGTAACAATTCGGCAGTTGGGGCCTGGCATGATACAACAAATGCAACACCCTTGCAATGAATGTAAGGGGACTGGGGAGACGATCAATGAGAAGGACCGATGTCCAAAATGTAAAGGTGAGAAGGTTGTGCAGGAAAAGAAAGTATTGGAGGTTGTGGTCGAGAAGGGTATGCAGAATGGCCAAAAGATAACCTTCCCTGGAGAGGCAGATGAAGCA CCCGAGACAGTGACTGGAGACATTGTGTTTGTCCTTCAACAAAAGGAACACCCAAAATTCAAGAGAAAGGGTGACGATCTCTTTTATGAGCACACACTATCCCTCACTGAAGCTCTCTGCGGCTTCCAATTtattttgacccatttggataACAGACAATTGCTTATCAAGTCGAATCCCGGTGAAGTTGTAAAGCCTG ATCAATTCAAAGCAATAAACGATGAGGGCATGCCTATGTACCAGAGGCCCTTCATGAAAGGGAAGCTGTACATCCATTTCAGTGTCGACTTCCCTGATTCATTGACACCAGATCAGTGCAAAGCCCTCGAGGCAGTGCTACCGCCGAAGCCTGGTGCACAGATGACTGACATGGAGCTAGATGAGTGCGAAGAAACAACATTACATGATGTCAATATTGAGGAAGAAATGCGGAGGAAGCAAGCTCAGGCACAGGAAGCCTACGAGGAAGATGACGACGCCCCTGGAGGTGGTGCCCAGAGAGTGCAGTGTGCACAGCAATAA